A stretch of Allostreptomyces psammosilenae DNA encodes these proteins:
- a CDS encoding glycoside hydrolase family 32 protein gives MTGDLTLPRATGAAREDLATRAERDPQRPRFHFVSPAGWLNDPNGLSHWKGVYHLFYQYNPYGPVHHRIHWGHATSTDLVTWTDEPVALVPSEGPDVDGCWSGVLVDDGGVPTLVYSGRHGERELPCVATGSPDLRSWEKHPGNPVVAAPPEGVEVTAFRDHCVWREGGTWRQLVGSGVRGVGGAAFLYESADLRSWRYVGPLLTGDAGRGGPGDLDWTGTMWECVDLFRLPAPADPAHAADGTPAGSATAEGTDVLVFSAWDEGVTHHPLYWTGRYAGDTFTPTALHRLDYGQRYFYAPQSTRDAHGRRVMFGWLQEGRGEAATAEAGWCGVMSLPRLVTMGTDGRLAQRPVPEVDRLRREHAAAGPLTLGGGEHAPLDDVRGDQLDLVTTLRLEPGATARLTVRATPDGAERTVVEIERRADGTPGADGGTLRLRREHSSLDPTVDTDPRHGPVPIGADGVVELRVLVDHSALEIFAGGRALAARVYPTRADALGVGLTATGTLRVERFDAWRMADVWTGAPRPLWP, from the coding sequence ATGACTGGCGACCTCACGCTGCCCCGCGCGACCGGAGCGGCCCGGGAGGACCTGGCCACCCGCGCCGAACGCGACCCGCAGCGCCCGCGCTTCCACTTCGTCTCCCCCGCCGGCTGGCTGAACGACCCCAACGGGCTCAGCCACTGGAAGGGCGTCTACCACCTCTTCTACCAGTACAACCCGTACGGCCCGGTGCACCACCGGATCCACTGGGGCCACGCCACCAGCACCGACCTGGTCACCTGGACCGACGAGCCGGTGGCCCTGGTGCCGAGCGAGGGCCCCGACGTCGACGGCTGCTGGTCGGGCGTGCTGGTGGACGACGGCGGAGTGCCGACGCTGGTCTACTCCGGGCGGCACGGGGAACGGGAGCTGCCCTGCGTGGCCACCGGCAGCCCCGACCTGCGCAGCTGGGAGAAGCACCCGGGCAACCCGGTCGTCGCCGCGCCCCCGGAGGGCGTGGAGGTCACGGCGTTCCGCGACCACTGCGTCTGGCGGGAGGGCGGCACCTGGCGGCAGCTCGTCGGCTCCGGCGTGCGCGGGGTGGGCGGGGCGGCGTTCCTGTACGAGTCGGCGGACCTGCGCTCCTGGCGGTACGTCGGGCCGCTGCTCACCGGCGACGCCGGCCGGGGCGGGCCGGGCGACCTGGACTGGACCGGCACCATGTGGGAGTGCGTGGACCTCTTCCGGCTCCCGGCGCCGGCCGACCCGGCCCACGCCGCCGACGGCACCCCGGCCGGGAGCGCCACCGCCGAGGGCACCGACGTGCTGGTGTTCTCCGCCTGGGACGAGGGCGTCACCCACCACCCGCTGTACTGGACCGGCCGCTACGCGGGCGACACCTTCACGCCCACCGCCCTGCACCGCCTGGACTACGGCCAGCGCTACTTCTACGCCCCGCAGTCCACCCGCGACGCCCACGGCCGCCGGGTGATGTTCGGCTGGCTCCAGGAGGGGCGCGGCGAGGCGGCCACCGCCGAGGCCGGCTGGTGCGGGGTGATGTCGCTGCCCCGGCTGGTCACCATGGGCACCGACGGCCGGCTGGCGCAGCGCCCGGTGCCGGAGGTGGACCGGCTGCGCCGCGAGCACGCCGCGGCCGGCCCGCTCACCCTCGGCGGCGGCGAACACGCGCCCCTGGACGACGTGCGGGGCGACCAGCTCGACCTGGTGACGACGCTCCGTCTGGAGCCGGGCGCCACCGCGCGCCTGACGGTGCGCGCGACCCCGGACGGCGCCGAGCGCACCGTCGTCGAGATCGAGCGCCGCGCCGACGGCACGCCCGGCGCGGACGGCGGCACGCTGCGGCTGCGCCGCGAGCACAGCAGCCTCGACCCGACCGTGGACACCGATCCCCGGCACGGTCCCGTCCCGATCGGCGCCGACGGCGTCGTCGAGCTGCGGGTGCTCGTCGACCACTCGGCGCTGGAGATCTTCGCGGGCGGGCGCGCCCTGGCCGCCCGCGTCTACCCCACCCGGGCCGACGCCCTCGGCGTCGGCCTGACCGCCACCGGCACCCTCCGGGTGGAGCGGTTCGACGCCTGGCGGATGGCCGACGTCTGGACCGGCGCCCCGCGCCCGCTGTGGCCCTGA
- a CDS encoding ATP-binding cassette domain-containing protein yields MSPTTAASATRPGDRADQPLLSVRGLTKDFPVGGLLSRRRVRALNSVDLDIPRGRIVALVGESGSGKSTIARCLIRLERPTAGRILLDGEDVTHGRRRRDWHAYRGRVQMVFQDPFGSLNPVHRVEHFLTRALLVHDRAHGRERLRHRLGELMSTVGLAEEMLQSYPHELSGGQRQRVAIARALAVDPQVILADEPTSMLDVSVRIGILNLMRRLRDERGISMLYITHDLASARYVADTTMVMFAGELVEGGDSLALMARPAHPYTRLLLSAVPDPERAGGYDPVERARLRAAVLSATSCPYQGDPGRPCSRTEPVRHLVGEDDGQPHWVRCHLYAPAVPTAPHALSAGPDAVAD; encoded by the coding sequence ATGAGCCCGACCACGGCCGCGAGCGCCACCCGCCCCGGCGACCGGGCCGACCAACCCCTGCTCAGCGTGCGCGGGCTGACCAAGGACTTCCCCGTGGGCGGGCTCCTCTCCCGCCGCCGGGTGCGCGCGCTCAACTCCGTCGACCTGGACATCCCGCGCGGCCGGATCGTGGCGCTGGTCGGCGAGTCCGGCAGCGGCAAGTCCACCATCGCCCGCTGCCTGATCCGGCTGGAGCGGCCCACCGCCGGCCGGATCCTGCTGGACGGCGAGGACGTGACGCATGGCCGGCGCCGGCGGGACTGGCACGCCTACCGCGGCCGGGTGCAGATGGTCTTCCAGGACCCGTTCGGCTCGCTCAACCCGGTGCACCGGGTCGAGCACTTCCTCACCCGCGCCCTGCTGGTGCACGACCGCGCCCACGGCCGGGAGCGACTGCGGCACCGGCTCGGCGAGCTGATGAGCACCGTGGGCCTGGCCGAGGAGATGCTCCAGTCCTACCCGCACGAGCTGTCCGGCGGGCAGCGGCAGCGGGTCGCCATCGCCCGCGCGCTGGCGGTGGATCCGCAGGTCATCCTGGCCGACGAGCCGACCTCCATGCTGGACGTTTCGGTGCGGATCGGCATCCTGAACCTGATGCGCCGGCTGCGCGACGAGCGCGGCATCTCCATGCTGTACATCACCCACGACCTGGCCTCGGCCCGGTACGTGGCCGACACCACGATGGTGATGTTCGCCGGCGAGCTGGTCGAGGGCGGCGACTCGCTCGCCCTGATGGCGCGGCCCGCGCACCCCTACACCCGGCTGCTGCTGTCCGCCGTGCCCGACCCGGAACGGGCCGGCGGCTACGACCCGGTCGAACGCGCCCGGCTGCGCGCCGCCGTGCTCTCCGCCACCAGCTGCCCCTACCAGGGGGACCCCGGCCGGCCGTGCAGCCGCACCGAGCCGGTGCGGCACCTGGTCGGCGAGGACGACGGCCAGCCGCACTGGGTGCGCTGCCACCTGTACGCCCCGGCCGTGCCCACGGCCCCCCATGCCCTCAGTGCCGGCCCCGACGCCGTGGCCGACTGA
- a CDS encoding ABC transporter ATP-binding protein has product MAEETPQPVLEVRDLRVEYRGGARSVVGADGVSFTIGAGEVFGLAGESGCGKSTVANAVMRLLKPPAVISAGGVRFRGRDVLAMSDRELRAFRWREVAMVFQSAMNSLNPVLTIGEQIVDIFTTHERTPKRAARERAAELLRLVGIAPDRLRAYPHQLSGGMRQRVVIAMAVALRPSLLIMDEPTTALDVVVQQEIMAQIRDLQGQLGFSILFITHDMSLMVELSDRMGVMYGGRLVELAGAKEIFAEPLHPYTESLMNAFPPLTGPRVELTGLADADRVVDGVVVGCGFHARCPEDRSNCSTNIPDLREVAPGRWVARVPASEGAAR; this is encoded by the coding sequence GTGGCCGAGGAAACCCCACAGCCCGTGCTGGAGGTCCGCGACCTGCGCGTGGAGTACCGCGGCGGCGCCCGCTCGGTGGTCGGCGCGGACGGCGTGTCGTTCACCATCGGCGCCGGCGAGGTGTTCGGGTTGGCCGGCGAGTCCGGCTGCGGCAAGTCCACCGTCGCGAACGCGGTCATGCGGCTGCTGAAGCCGCCGGCCGTCATCTCCGCCGGCGGCGTCCGGTTCCGCGGCCGGGACGTGCTCGCCATGTCCGACCGGGAGCTGCGCGCCTTCCGCTGGCGGGAGGTCGCCATGGTGTTCCAGTCCGCGATGAACTCGCTCAACCCGGTGCTGACCATCGGCGAGCAGATCGTCGACATCTTCACCACCCACGAGCGGACGCCGAAGCGGGCGGCCCGGGAGCGCGCCGCCGAGTTGCTGCGGCTGGTCGGCATCGCCCCGGACCGGCTGCGGGCCTACCCGCACCAGCTGTCCGGGGGCATGCGCCAGCGCGTCGTCATCGCGATGGCCGTGGCGCTGCGGCCGTCACTGCTGATCATGGACGAGCCGACCACCGCGCTGGACGTGGTGGTGCAGCAGGAGATCATGGCGCAGATCCGCGACCTGCAGGGCCAACTCGGCTTCTCCATCCTCTTCATCACCCACGACATGTCGCTGATGGTCGAGCTGTCGGACCGGATGGGCGTGATGTACGGCGGGCGCCTGGTCGAGCTGGCCGGCGCGAAGGAGATCTTCGCCGAGCCGTTGCACCCCTACACCGAGTCGCTGATGAACGCCTTCCCGCCGCTCACCGGGCCGCGGGTGGAGCTCACCGGGCTCGCCGACGCCGACCGCGTCGTGGACGGGGTGGTGGTCGGCTGCGGCTTCCACGCCCGCTGCCCCGAGGACCGCTCCAACTGCTCGACCAACATCCCGGACCTGCGCGAGGTCGCCCCCGGGCGCTGGGTCGCCCGGGTCCCCGCCTCCGAAGGAGCAGCGCGATGA
- a CDS encoding ABC transporter permease: MPVIDSGAEPGAGSTASGTPPAPGRPARGAPGAAPTAGPAARRARPGLLRALLSSRKALFGGVVLVLFAAVALLAPVLSPADPALITGLAAQPPSAEHPLGTTAKGQDVLGLTLWGARSSLLVGFTVGIAATALAIVVGMAAAYFGRVVDDLLSLVVNVFLLLPGLPLLVILAAFLPAGTGTVIAVLVITGWAGSARVLRAQALSIRGKDFVAAAVVTGERPARIMFREILPNMASVVMTTFLGCVIFGIGAQAGLEFLGLGDASVVSWGTNLYWASNDGALMTGSWWAFVPSGLCIALVAFALAMVNYAVDEITNPRLRGGRAGRRAAAVGATPVAPAHTTEREG; encoded by the coding sequence ATGCCCGTCATCGACTCCGGCGCGGAGCCCGGCGCCGGCTCCACCGCGTCCGGGACGCCCCCGGCGCCCGGCCGGCCGGCGCGGGGCGCCCCCGGCGCCGCGCCGACCGCCGGACCGGCCGCGCGACGCGCCCGGCCCGGGCTGCTGCGCGCCCTGCTGTCCAGCCGCAAGGCACTGTTCGGCGGGGTGGTGCTGGTGCTGTTCGCGGCCGTCGCCCTGCTCGCCCCCGTCCTCTCCCCCGCCGACCCGGCGCTGATCACCGGCCTGGCGGCGCAGCCGCCGTCCGCGGAGCACCCGCTGGGCACCACGGCCAAGGGGCAGGACGTGCTCGGCCTGACGCTGTGGGGCGCGCGCAGCTCGCTGCTGGTCGGCTTCACCGTGGGCATCGCGGCCACCGCGCTGGCCATCGTGGTGGGCATGGCCGCGGCCTACTTCGGCAGGGTGGTGGACGACCTGCTCTCCCTGGTGGTGAACGTCTTCCTGCTGCTGCCCGGCCTGCCGCTGCTGGTCATCCTGGCCGCCTTCCTGCCCGCCGGCACCGGGACGGTGATCGCCGTGCTGGTGATCACCGGCTGGGCCGGCTCGGCGCGGGTCCTGCGGGCGCAGGCGCTGTCCATCCGCGGCAAGGACTTCGTGGCCGCCGCCGTGGTGACCGGGGAGCGTCCCGCCCGGATCATGTTCCGGGAGATCCTGCCCAACATGGCGTCGGTGGTGATGACCACCTTCCTCGGCTGCGTGATCTTCGGCATCGGCGCGCAGGCCGGCCTGGAGTTCCTCGGGCTGGGTGACGCCAGCGTGGTCAGCTGGGGCACCAACCTGTACTGGGCGAGCAACGACGGCGCCCTGATGACCGGCTCCTGGTGGGCGTTCGTTCCCTCGGGGCTGTGCATCGCGCTGGTCGCCTTCGCGCTGGCGATGGTCAACTACGCGGTCGACGAGATCACCAACCCCCGGCTGCGCGGCGGCCGCGCCGGGCGCCGCGCCGCGGCCGTCGGGGCGACCCCCGTGGCGCCCGCGCACACCACCGAGCGGGAGGGCTGA
- a CDS encoding ABC transporter permease, which translates to MRFILRNLGFYLIAFWTSITLNFLLPRFMPGDPVSRMFSQAQDQMRPEQMDELRRLFGLDDRPLWEQYLSYVGNVFTGEMGTSISRFPTPVSEVIGSQIGWTLLLGATALLIAVVVGNLLGVLAAWRRGGPLDSALPPLLVFVGSFPYFWLAMGALYLFGVTLGWFPLRHAFDVGLTPEFSWPFLSNVASHLVLPALTIVLVTIGGWMLGMRNTMIATVAEDYITMAEAKGLRPGRIMFRYAARNALLPSVTNFGMALGFVVGGALLTEVVFAYPGVGYQLLDAVQGLDYPLMQGIFLTITAAVLVANFVVDIIYVRLDPRVRAR; encoded by the coding sequence GTGCGCTTCATCCTGCGAAATCTGGGCTTCTACCTGATCGCCTTCTGGACCTCCATCACCCTGAACTTCCTGCTGCCCCGCTTCATGCCGGGCGACCCGGTCTCCCGCATGTTCTCGCAGGCGCAGGACCAGATGCGCCCGGAGCAGATGGACGAGCTCCGCCGGCTCTTCGGGCTGGACGACCGGCCGCTGTGGGAGCAGTACCTGTCCTACGTCGGCAACGTCTTCACCGGCGAGATGGGCACCTCCATCTCGCGCTTCCCGACGCCCGTCTCGGAGGTGATCGGGTCCCAGATCGGCTGGACGCTGCTGCTCGGCGCCACCGCGCTGCTGATCGCCGTGGTCGTCGGCAACCTGCTGGGCGTGCTCGCCGCGTGGCGCCGGGGCGGACCGCTGGACTCCGCGCTCCCGCCGCTGCTGGTGTTCGTCGGCTCCTTCCCCTACTTCTGGCTGGCCATGGGGGCGCTGTACCTGTTCGGTGTGACGCTCGGCTGGTTCCCGCTGCGGCACGCCTTCGACGTCGGGCTCACCCCGGAGTTCTCCTGGCCGTTCCTGTCCAACGTCGCCTCCCATCTGGTGCTGCCCGCGCTGACGATCGTCCTGGTCACCATCGGCGGCTGGATGCTCGGCATGCGCAACACCATGATCGCCACGGTGGCGGAGGACTACATCACCATGGCGGAGGCCAAGGGGTTGCGGCCGGGCCGGATCATGTTCCGCTACGCCGCCCGCAACGCCCTGCTGCCCTCGGTCACCAACTTCGGCATGGCGCTGGGGTTCGTGGTCGGCGGCGCGCTGCTGACCGAGGTGGTCTTCGCCTATCCCGGCGTCGGCTACCAGCTGCTCGACGCCGTCCAGGGCCTGGACTACCCGCTGATGCAGGGGATCTTCCTGACCATCACGGCGGCCGTGCTGGTGGCCAACTTCGTCGTCGACATCATCTACGTCCGCCTCGACCCGCGCGTGCGGGCCCGCTGA
- a CDS encoding ABC transporter substrate-binding protein has product MAPSLFGRRRRVAAAVPLAVALLLTGCSGAASSGAADASGDQLLTIPREDMGTFTRNFNPFSPNVAPMTQQAIYEPMFVYNPADGSTTPWLATEWTTAEDGLSVTFTLRSGVRWSDGEPFTAEDVAFTFPLQKELLGGYEYLESVEATDERTVTFTLNRPFSPALFELGKQVIIPRHVWEDVADPAKDTNPEPVGTGPYTEVANFQSQSFELMPNPNYWQPEKQRIAGIRMLAFAGNTGANLAATNGEVDWAPQFIPNIQESYVAHDPEHRHYWFPPTGAMINWHMNTTKAPFDDPAVRKALSQAIDRETIVEVGMNGYTEPADCTGLSGGYELWRDQSLVDSCDWTTFDAEAAGKALDEAGYPMGPDGTRTMPNGEPFAFDISVGSSSSDWLSVANIISQNLAEIGVTANVDSPDWPAVSADYENGTFDTGIVWSGNGPTPYEFYRDSMGTERVKPVGERALENYHRYGTEEADRLLAQFAATSDEAEQRAVVNDLQALFAEHAPVVPLFPGPEWGAYTDVRFTGWPTAENPYATLSARASTTVLVLTSLTPVTG; this is encoded by the coding sequence ATGGCACCCTCCCTGTTCGGCCGGCGACGCAGAGTCGCCGCGGCGGTACCGCTCGCCGTGGCGCTGCTGCTGACCGGTTGCAGCGGCGCCGCGTCCAGCGGCGCCGCGGACGCCTCCGGCGACCAGCTGCTGACCATCCCGCGTGAGGACATGGGGACCTTCACGCGGAACTTCAACCCGTTCTCCCCGAACGTCGCCCCGATGACGCAGCAGGCGATCTACGAGCCGATGTTCGTGTACAACCCGGCCGACGGCAGCACCACGCCGTGGCTGGCCACCGAGTGGACGACCGCCGAGGACGGGCTGAGCGTCACCTTCACCCTGCGCTCCGGCGTCCGCTGGTCCGACGGCGAGCCGTTCACCGCGGAGGACGTCGCCTTCACCTTCCCGCTGCAGAAGGAGCTGCTCGGCGGGTACGAGTACCTGGAGTCGGTCGAGGCCACCGACGAGCGCACCGTCACCTTCACCCTCAACCGGCCCTTCTCGCCCGCCCTCTTCGAGCTGGGCAAGCAGGTCATCATCCCCCGGCACGTCTGGGAGGACGTCGCCGACCCGGCCAAGGACACCAACCCGGAGCCGGTCGGCACCGGCCCGTACACCGAGGTCGCCAACTTCCAGAGCCAGTCGTTCGAGCTCATGCCGAACCCGAACTACTGGCAGCCGGAGAAGCAGCGGATCGCGGGCATCCGCATGCTCGCCTTCGCCGGCAACACCGGAGCCAACCTGGCCGCCACCAACGGCGAGGTGGACTGGGCCCCGCAGTTCATCCCGAACATCCAGGAGAGCTACGTCGCCCACGACCCCGAGCACCGCCACTACTGGTTCCCGCCCACCGGCGCGATGATCAACTGGCACATGAACACCACGAAGGCGCCGTTCGACGACCCCGCGGTGCGCAAGGCGCTCAGCCAGGCGATCGACCGCGAGACCATCGTGGAGGTCGGCATGAACGGGTACACCGAGCCCGCCGACTGCACCGGTCTGTCCGGCGGCTACGAGCTGTGGCGCGACCAGTCCCTGGTGGACTCCTGCGACTGGACCACCTTCGACGCCGAGGCCGCCGGGAAGGCGCTCGACGAGGCCGGCTACCCCATGGGGCCGGACGGGACGCGCACCATGCCGAACGGCGAGCCGTTCGCCTTCGACATCTCGGTGGGCTCGTCCTCCTCCGACTGGCTGTCCGTCGCCAACATCATCTCCCAGAACCTCGCCGAGATCGGGGTGACCGCGAACGTCGACTCCCCGGACTGGCCGGCGGTCTCCGCCGACTACGAGAACGGCACCTTCGACACCGGCATCGTCTGGAGCGGCAACGGCCCGACGCCGTACGAGTTCTACCGGGACTCCATGGGAACCGAGCGGGTCAAGCCGGTCGGCGAACGGGCCCTGGAGAACTACCACCGCTACGGCACCGAGGAGGCGGACCGGCTGCTCGCCCAGTTCGCCGCCACCTCCGACGAGGCGGAGCAGCGGGCGGTGGTGAACGACCTCCAGGCGCTGTTCGCCGAGCACGCCCCGGTGGTGCCGCTCTTCCCCGGCCCGGAGTGGGGCGCCTACACCGACGTGCGGTTCACCGGCTGGCCGACCGCGGAGAACCCCTACGCCACGCTCTCGGCCCGCGCCTCCACCACGGTGCTGGTGCTGACCAGCCTCACGCCCGTCACCGGCTGA
- a CDS encoding LacI family DNA-binding transcriptional regulator: protein MSDVARHAGVSRTTVSFVLNDRADANISEETRRRIWASIESLGYRPNAGARALAAKRSDCYGLISEIATAPFAVDVIKGAQDRAWADRKFLLIAATEGDPAMEAAALDKLLQQRVEGVLYATTWHRPVTLPPAAREVPTVLVHCFDADGVMPSVVPDEVMGGYRATRRLLDAGHERIGLINLDPRIPAAVGRRAGYERALREAGVPVAEDLVLCGHATADGGYAAACELLDRAERPTALFCANDRMAMGAYDAIKERGLTIPEDVAVIGFDNQELISAYLRPGLTTVALPFEAMGIKGVDMLAALTAGQPLGTTPVTIDCPLIERSSV from the coding sequence ATGAGCGACGTCGCCCGCCATGCCGGCGTCTCCCGGACCACGGTCTCGTTCGTTCTCAACGACCGCGCCGACGCCAACATCTCCGAGGAGACCCGCCGGCGCATCTGGGCCTCGATCGAGTCGCTGGGCTACCGCCCCAACGCCGGCGCCCGCGCCCTGGCCGCGAAGCGGAGCGACTGCTACGGGCTGATCAGCGAGATCGCCACGGCGCCGTTCGCGGTCGACGTGATCAAGGGCGCCCAGGACCGGGCCTGGGCCGACCGCAAGTTCCTGCTGATCGCCGCCACCGAGGGCGACCCGGCGATGGAGGCCGCCGCGCTGGACAAGCTGCTCCAGCAGCGGGTCGAGGGCGTGCTGTACGCCACCACCTGGCACCGCCCGGTCACCCTGCCGCCGGCCGCGCGGGAGGTGCCGACCGTCCTGGTGCACTGCTTCGACGCCGACGGGGTCATGCCCTCGGTGGTGCCGGACGAGGTGATGGGCGGGTACCGGGCGACCCGGCGGCTGCTCGACGCCGGCCACGAGCGGATCGGGCTGATCAACCTGGACCCGCGGATCCCGGCCGCCGTCGGCCGCCGGGCGGGGTACGAGCGGGCCCTGCGGGAGGCCGGCGTCCCGGTCGCCGAGGACCTCGTGCTGTGCGGCCACGCCACCGCCGACGGCGGCTACGCGGCGGCCTGCGAACTGCTGGACCGCGCGGAGCGACCGACCGCGCTGTTCTGCGCCAATGATCGGATGGCGATGGGCGCCTACGACGCCATCAAGGAACGGGGGCTCACCATCCCCGAGGACGTCGCCGTCATCGGCTTCGACAACCAGGAGCTGATCTCCGCCTACCTGCGGCCGGGTCTGACCACGGTCGCGCTCCCCTTCGAGGCCATGGGCATCAAGGGGGTCGACATGCTCGCCGCTCTCACAGCGGGACAGCCGCTCGGCACCACGCCGGTGACGATCGACTGCCCGCTGATCGAACGCTCGTCGGTCTGA
- a CDS encoding phytoene desaturase family protein produces MTDAVVVGAGPNGLAGAVALARAGLAVTVLEAADEIGGGTRSGELTLPGLLHDHCSAVHPMGAASPFLRSLGLERHGVTWLWPEVELAHPLDDGRAGVMLRSVAETAARLGADGPAWRRLFAPLATGFDALVEDLLRPVTHLPAHPVHLARFGPRALQPATAVARRWTGPAARALFAGTAAHAFHPLTSPTTAAMGLMFVAAGHSHGWPVARGGSRTITDALAACLTELGGTIETGVRVTSLDQLPPARTVLLDVAPAAAADICGDRMPARVRRAYRSWRHGPGAFKLDLAVEGGVPWTNEDCRRAGTVHLGGPLEEVVHTEREINRGRMPERPFVLLSQQYLADPGRSRGDLHPVYAYAHVPHGYTGDATEAILNQVERFAPGFRERIVATAVRSTTEMAAHNPNYLGGDILTGANTPLQLALRPRVALDPYRTGVPGVYLCSAATPPGAGVHGMCGYNAARSALRDLRR; encoded by the coding sequence ATGACCGACGCGGTCGTGGTCGGGGCCGGCCCCAACGGGCTGGCCGGCGCCGTCGCCCTGGCCCGGGCGGGCCTCGCGGTGACCGTCCTGGAGGCCGCCGACGAGATCGGCGGCGGCACCCGCAGCGGCGAGCTCACCCTGCCCGGGCTGCTGCACGACCACTGCTCGGCGGTCCACCCCATGGGCGCCGCCTCGCCGTTCCTGCGCTCCCTCGGGCTGGAGCGGCACGGCGTGACCTGGCTGTGGCCCGAGGTGGAACTGGCGCACCCGCTGGACGACGGCCGGGCCGGCGTGATGCTGCGCTCCGTCGCGGAGACCGCCGCCCGGCTCGGCGCCGACGGACCGGCCTGGCGCCGCCTGTTCGCCCCGCTGGCCACGGGGTTCGACGCCCTGGTGGAGGACCTGCTGCGGCCGGTGACGCACCTGCCGGCGCACCCGGTCCACCTCGCCCGGTTCGGCCCGCGCGCCCTCCAGCCGGCCACCGCCGTCGCCCGCCGCTGGACCGGGCCGGCGGCCCGCGCCCTGTTCGCCGGGACCGCGGCGCACGCCTTCCACCCGCTGACCAGCCCCACCACGGCGGCCATGGGGCTGATGTTCGTGGCGGCCGGGCACAGCCACGGCTGGCCGGTCGCCCGCGGCGGCTCCCGCACCATCACCGACGCCCTGGCCGCCTGCCTGACGGAGCTCGGCGGCACGATCGAGACGGGCGTCCGGGTCACCTCGCTGGACCAGCTCCCACCGGCGCGGACCGTCCTGCTGGACGTCGCCCCGGCCGCCGCGGCCGACATCTGCGGGGACCGCATGCCCGCGCGGGTGCGCCGCGCCTACCGGAGCTGGCGGCACGGCCCCGGCGCGTTCAAGCTCGACCTCGCCGTGGAGGGCGGCGTGCCGTGGACCAACGAGGACTGCCGCCGGGCGGGCACCGTGCACCTCGGCGGCCCCCTGGAGGAGGTGGTGCACACCGAGCGGGAGATCAACCGGGGGCGGATGCCGGAGCGGCCGTTCGTGCTGCTCTCCCAGCAGTACCTCGCCGACCCGGGGCGCTCCCGCGGCGACCTCCACCCGGTCTACGCCTACGCGCACGTCCCGCACGGCTACACCGGCGACGCCACCGAGGCCATCCTGAACCAGGTGGAGCGCTTCGCCCCCGGCTTCCGGGAGCGGATCGTCGCCACGGCGGTCCGCAGCACCACCGAGATGGCCGCGCACAACCCGAACTACCTCGGCGGCGACATCCTGACCGGGGCCAACACCCCGCTCCAGCTCGCGCTGCGGCCCCGGGTGGCGCTCGACCCCTACCGCACCGGCGTCCCCGGGGTCTACCTGTGCTCGGCCGCCACCCCGCCCGGCGCCGGGGTGCACGGCATGTGCGGCTACAACGCCGCCCGCTCGGCCCTGCGCGACCTTCGCCGCTGA
- a CDS encoding general stress protein, translated as MQIDPTPPNPISDAWNTVASYGSYEEAQTAVDRLADERFPVEHLDIIGSDLRLVERVTGRLTKGRAAAVGAGGGAWFGLFIGLLVGLFTTGAAWLGLVLGGVLIGALWGAVFGFVGHAATGGRRDFSSVQSLAAARYDVIARGGRAEEARGVLQRAGLTGAG; from the coding sequence ATGCAGATCGACCCCACCCCACCGAACCCGATCAGCGACGCCTGGAACACCGTGGCCAGCTACGGCTCCTACGAGGAGGCGCAGACCGCGGTCGACCGGCTCGCCGACGAGCGGTTCCCGGTGGAGCACCTGGACATCATCGGTTCCGACCTGCGCCTGGTGGAGCGGGTCACCGGCCGGCTCACCAAGGGCCGGGCGGCCGCCGTGGGCGCCGGCGGCGGCGCCTGGTTCGGGCTGTTCATCGGCCTGCTGGTGGGGCTGTTCACCACCGGCGCCGCCTGGCTGGGGCTGGTCCTCGGCGGTGTGCTGATCGGCGCGCTGTGGGGCGCGGTGTTCGGTTTCGTCGGCCACGCCGCGACCGGCGGCCGGCGGGACTTCTCCTCCGTGCAGTCGCTGGCCGCCGCCCGCTACGACGTCATCGCGCGCGGCGGCCGGGCCGAGGAGGCCCGGGGCGTGCTCCAGCGCGCCGGTCTGACCGGCGCCGGGTAG